Proteins from a genomic interval of Rhodococcus rhodochrous:
- a CDS encoding helix-turn-helix domain-containing protein: protein MSIEAITWALEQADIPSPIPPGMPSAPALTVVLLGLANHASRHGAETYPSVRKLAGYARISERQVQRCLKALVSLGLISHGDQERVAAKIPREDRRPVLYNLSMKRGDIPPPRSSERGDKTTLTGVTGTTERGDAPVTRTVLEPKEEPAALRDATNRIREAARERQQLSPIDRLPTACRRAGLTARFDTLTPPKCAIAEQSIALHGVEALVRAALDRHRPWDPARSAAAWIPLWQAPQPPRPELPPRCGQCDEYGWLPDDEFGRAVRCPCRRATLHTRHTRRQEAMPSAA, encoded by the coding sequence GTGAGCATCGAAGCGATCACCTGGGCACTCGAACAGGCAGACATTCCGTCACCCATCCCGCCCGGCATGCCGTCGGCGCCGGCTCTGACAGTGGTCTTGCTCGGCCTCGCCAATCATGCGTCCCGTCACGGCGCGGAGACATATCCATCCGTAAGAAAGCTCGCCGGCTACGCGCGCATCAGCGAGCGTCAGGTGCAGCGTTGTCTGAAGGCACTCGTTTCCCTCGGGCTCATCTCGCATGGCGACCAGGAGCGAGTTGCGGCCAAGATTCCTCGCGAAGATCGCCGTCCCGTCCTCTACAACCTGTCGATGAAGCGGGGCGACATTCCGCCGCCCCGCAGCTCCGAACGAGGTGACAAGACGACACTCACCGGGGTGACAGGAACGACCGAGCGGGGTGACGCCCCGGTCACCCGAACCGTCCTTGAACCAAAAGAAGAACCTGCTGCTCTCCGCGACGCGACGAATCGCATCCGCGAAGCGGCACGCGAACGGCAGCAGTTATCTCCCATCGACCGATTGCCCACGGCGTGCCGCCGGGCCGGCCTCACCGCACGGTTCGACACCTTGACTCCCCCGAAATGCGCAATCGCCGAGCAATCGATAGCCCTTCACGGCGTAGAAGCGCTCGTCCGTGCCGCGCTCGATCGTCATCGGCCATGGGATCCAGCTCGTTCCGCGGCGGCGTGGATCCCCCTTTGGCAAGCACCGCAACCGCCGCGCCCCGAACTCCCACCGCGGTGTGGCCAATGTGATGAGTACGGCTGGCTACCTGACGATGAGTTCGGGCGTGCAGTGCGCTGTCCATGTCGTCGCGCGACATTGCATACGCGCCACACTCGTAGGCAGGAGGCGATGCCGTCGGCGGCATGA
- a CDS encoding aspartate dehydrogenase domain-containing protein yields MCVVGAGTIGQTVIDALHAGSVPDVSLTAVLNSRSSPEEAAAAFDAADIVVEAATVDAARTLVPEVVKRGKDAIVCSCGVLAERGFDVESFGSGPGRVLLPTGAIGGFDVLAAATRAGTRGARLTHTTIKRPGALGIEERLEAERTVFRGSARKAALTFPRTSNSSVALALATLGLDRVEVVVIADPAAASTRHVVEWESPLGRYELTFENAIDPASSGRTSAITAWSVIEVLAALPLGIGPGAVVLGPSRRS; encoded by the coding sequence GTGTGCGTAGTCGGGGCTGGCACGATTGGACAGACGGTGATCGACGCTCTGCACGCCGGCTCGGTGCCGGACGTAAGCCTCACGGCCGTGTTGAACTCACGAAGCAGCCCGGAGGAAGCCGCTGCTGCGTTCGACGCTGCCGACATCGTGGTCGAAGCTGCCACGGTCGACGCCGCTCGGACCCTGGTACCCGAGGTGGTGAAACGCGGTAAGGACGCCATCGTCTGTTCGTGCGGCGTCTTGGCCGAGCGCGGCTTCGATGTGGAATCGTTCGGCTCCGGACCAGGACGTGTATTGCTCCCGACGGGCGCGATCGGCGGCTTCGATGTTCTGGCCGCAGCGACACGTGCAGGAACCCGCGGTGCACGCCTGACCCACACCACGATCAAACGACCCGGTGCGCTCGGCATCGAAGAACGTTTGGAGGCAGAACGCACCGTTTTCAGAGGATCTGCCCGAAAGGCTGCGCTGACCTTTCCGCGAACCTCGAACTCGTCGGTGGCTCTCGCCCTCGCGACGCTCGGGCTCGATCGGGTCGAGGTGGTGGTCATTGCCGACCCCGCCGCTGCGAGCACGCGGCACGTCGTCGAGTGGGAGTCACCGCTCGGCCGGTACGAGTTGACTTTCGAGAACGCGATCGACCCGGCGTCGAGTGGACGCACGTCTGCGATCACTGCTTGGTCGGTGATCGAGGTTCTCGCTGCGCTACCGCTCGGGATCGGTCCGGGCGCGGTCGTGCTCGGGCCTTCCCGTAGGTCGTAG
- a CDS encoding SDR family oxidoreductase yields the protein MPEEDVHTTKTDQLKFQDPTTRYPSISPPKQDQPEPGLDADMVPKADIGEFSYRGTGRLEGRKALITGGDSGIGAATAIAFAREGADVAISYLPDEEPDAKNVARIISESGRKAITLPGDLTDASFCTDVVNQAVEQLGGLDILVNNAGKQIAVEGLDDLPDDQLEQTFQVNILAMFRTTRAALKHLQPGSTIINTTSIVAYQPSPALIDYSSTKAAINNFTKNMATQLAEKGIRVNAVAPGPIWTPLQPSDGQPKEELPEFGQNTPLGRAGQPTELAPAYVFLASPESSYVVGATIHVNGGMPSP from the coding sequence CCGATCAACTGAAGTTTCAGGATCCGACCACTCGCTACCCGTCCATCTCACCGCCGAAGCAGGATCAGCCCGAGCCGGGACTCGATGCCGACATGGTGCCCAAGGCCGACATCGGCGAGTTCTCGTACCGAGGGACCGGCAGGCTCGAAGGACGTAAGGCACTGATCACCGGTGGTGACTCGGGCATCGGCGCTGCTACTGCCATCGCATTCGCGCGGGAGGGTGCCGACGTCGCGATCTCGTACCTGCCGGATGAGGAACCCGACGCAAAGAACGTCGCCCGCATCATCAGCGAGAGCGGCCGTAAGGCGATCACGCTTCCCGGTGATCTGACGGATGCCTCGTTCTGCACGGATGTCGTCAACCAGGCGGTCGAACAGCTCGGCGGGTTGGACATCCTGGTCAACAATGCGGGCAAGCAGATCGCGGTCGAGGGACTCGACGACCTGCCCGACGATCAGCTCGAGCAGACCTTCCAAGTGAACATCCTCGCGATGTTCCGCACCACGCGCGCGGCGTTGAAGCACCTGCAACCGGGCTCGACGATCATCAACACCACATCGATCGTGGCGTACCAGCCGTCGCCGGCGTTGATCGACTACTCGTCGACGAAGGCCGCGATCAACAACTTCACGAAGAACATGGCGACCCAGCTGGCGGAGAAGGGCATCCGCGTGAATGCGGTTGCGCCCGGACCGATCTGGACGCCCTTGCAGCCCTCGGACGGTCAGCCGAAGGAAGAGCTGCCCGAGTTCGGGCAGAACACCCCACTCGGACGTGCGGGACAGCCGACCGAGTTGGCACCCGCCTACGTGTTCCTGGCGTCGCCGGAATCGAGCTACGTGGTGGGAGCGACGATTCACGTCAACGGTGGGATGCCGTCGCCGTAG